In Procambarus clarkii isolate CNS0578487 chromosome 60, FALCON_Pclarkii_2.0, whole genome shotgun sequence, one genomic interval encodes:
- the LOC123766916 gene encoding uncharacterized protein isoform X2, with amino-acid sequence MPGESHSDVPAAVPLQIALQASGLALTNGLSPNSEQPKSINCAECQKPATIVCGGCWQLGFCARDHQITGWVKHRPKCRPWRIGCSSELGRFMVATRDIAPGELLLEDKPLLLGPKMLTEPVCLGCYRPLSNGDHQCRGCGFPICGSQCEGTDDHEAECKAVRDSGIPVKVSVYGDINSMYECITPVRILALRDTDPSVWNKMMALESNSEMRVGTEVAAITQQTVVDIIHDRLKLEEYDTETIEKVLGVIDTNAFEIRLPDSSILGVYEKASMLEHDCVTNTHRTFDADLNLVVRAAIPIKRGDHLTSCYTDPLTTTSTRQEHLRSSKYFICSCKRCVDPTELKTYVSALKCADCVKKRAEEESQKKSSPQGKQPAGRGAVRGGKRGGVMSRISQFQNAGADGPASSKEGGAEGDDEPGPWIVPQDPISPSSTWKCLSCGFPTSDDYPDRITEVVAEEAEELEASSPTVAQCEAFLEKWNHLFHPDHAIFINVKYALLHLYGSEEGYELDDLTPIHLARKEELCRNVLKVADILVPGISRLRGSVLYELYQSLFYKARALFLVGAATSEQSRKLAMAPEHPDNPTALNHNSNRGCHPPPSPGAPTPRAHQVRWARGP; translated from the exons ATGCCAGGAGAGAGCCACTCTGACGTGCCGGCCGCAGTGCCGTTGCAGATCGCTCTACAGGCCTCAGGTTTAGCCTTAACCAACGGCCTCTCACCAAATAGTGAACAACCCAAATCTATAAactgtgcagagtgtcagaaaccAGCGACGATCGTGTGCGGAGGGTGCTGGCAGCTGGGGTTCTGTGCGCGAGACCACCAGATAACCGGTTGGGTCAAGCACCGGCCAAAGTGTCGCCCATGGCGCATTGGCTGCTCGTCAGAGTTGGGTCGCTTCATGGTGGCCACCAGAGACATCGCACCTGGAGAACTGCTCTTAGAAGACAAGCCACTCTTGCTGGGACCCAAGATGCTCACGGAGCCAGTCTGCCTCGGGTGTTACCGTCCCCTCAGCAACGGGGATCACCAGTGTCGGGGGTGTGGCTTCCCCATTTGTGGCTCCCAGTGTGAGGGCACCGACGACCACGAGGCAGAGTGTAAAGCTGTTAGGGACTCTGGCATCCCCGTCAAAGTATCAGTCTACGGCGACATCAACAGTATGTACGAGTGTATCACACCCGTCAGGATCTTGGCTCTCAGAGACACTGACCCGAGCGTGTGGAACAAGATGATGGCACTTGAGAGCAACAGTGAAATGCGCGTCGGCACTGAGGTGGCTGCCATCACCCAGCAGACGGTCGTAGACATCATACACGACAGATTGAAACTCGAAGAATACGACACAGAAACAATAGAGAAGGTACTGGGCGTCATTGATACTAACGCCTTTGAAATCCGTCTTCCAGATTCGAGTATCTTGGGAGTATACGAGAAGGCGTCCATGTTGGAACACGACTGCGTTACCAATACTCACCGCACGTTTGACGCTGATCTCAATCTCGTAGTTAGAGCCGCCATTCCCATCAAACGCGGGGACCACCTCACCTCCTGCTACACTGACCCCCTCACAACCACATCCACCAGACAGGAACATCTACGCTCCTCAAAATATTTCATTTGTAGTTGCAAGCGCTGTGTAGATCCCACGGAACTGAAGACCTACGTGTCCGCCCTGAAGTGTGCGGACTGTGTTAAGAAGAGAGCCGAGGAGGAGAGCCAGAAGAAGAGCTCGCCGCAGGGCAAGCAGCCAGCAGGGCGAGGAGCCGTCAGGGGAGGGAAGCGCGGGGGAGTCATGAGTCGTATCTCACAGTTCCAGAACGCTGGTGCAGACGGGCCGGCGTCCAGTAAGGAAGGCGGTGCAGAGGGCGATGACGAGCCGGGTCCCTGGATAGTCCCACAGGACCCCATCTCGCCATCTTCGACCTGGAAATGCTTATCCTGTGGGTTTCCTACCTCGGACGACTATCCGGATAGGATCACTGAAGTAGTGGCCGAAGAGGCAGAGGAATTGGAGGCGTCTTCGCCTACAGTGGCACAGTGTGAAGCATTCCTGGAGAAGTGGAACCACCTCTTCCACCCGGACCACGCCATCTTCATCAAC GTCAAATACGCGCTGCTGCACTTATATGGCTCTGAGGAAGGGTACGAACTGGACGACCTCACCCCCATACACCTAGCAAGGAAGGAGGAGCTGTGTCGCAATGTGCTCAAGGTCGCAGACATCCTCGTGCCAG GTATCTCCCGGCTACGAGGGTCGGTGCTCTACGAGCTCTACCAGTCACTGTTCTACAAGGCTCGCGCTCTCTTCCTGGTGGGGGCTGCCACCAGCGAGCAGTCTCGCAAGCTGGCCATG
- the LOC123766916 gene encoding uncharacterized protein isoform X1 yields MPGESHSDVPAAVPLQIALQASGLALTNGLSPNSEQPKSINCAECQKPATIVCGGCWQLGFCARDHQITGWVKHRPKCRPWRIGCSSELGRFMVATRDIAPGELLLEDKPLLLGPKMLTEPVCLGCYRPLSNGDHQCRGCGFPICGSQCEGTDDHEAECKAVRDSGIPVKVSVYGDINSMYECITPVRILALRDTDPSVWNKMMALESNSEMRVGTEVAAITQQTVVDIIHDRLKLEEYDTETIEKVLGVIDTNAFEIRLPDSSILGVYEKASMLEHDCVTNTHRTFDADLNLVVRAAIPIKRGDHLTSCYTDPLTTTSTRQEHLRSSKYFICSCKRCVDPTELKTYVSALKCADCVKKRAEEESQKKSSPQGKQPAGRGAVRGGKRGGVMSRISQFQNAGADGPASSKEGGAEGDDEPGPWIVPQDPISPSSTWKCLSCGFPTSDDYPDRITEVVAEEAEELEASSPTVAQCEAFLEKWNHLFHPDHAIFINVKYALLHLYGSEEGYELDDLTPIHLARKEELCRNVLKVADILVPGISRLRGSVLYELYQSLFYKARALFLVGAATSEQSRKLAMEAMTALKECARVLSYEPEVQPEGQLGLEAKEEIKQLQKWIKEEGWKF; encoded by the exons ATGCCAGGAGAGAGCCACTCTGACGTGCCGGCCGCAGTGCCGTTGCAGATCGCTCTACAGGCCTCAGGTTTAGCCTTAACCAACGGCCTCTCACCAAATAGTGAACAACCCAAATCTATAAactgtgcagagtgtcagaaaccAGCGACGATCGTGTGCGGAGGGTGCTGGCAGCTGGGGTTCTGTGCGCGAGACCACCAGATAACCGGTTGGGTCAAGCACCGGCCAAAGTGTCGCCCATGGCGCATTGGCTGCTCGTCAGAGTTGGGTCGCTTCATGGTGGCCACCAGAGACATCGCACCTGGAGAACTGCTCTTAGAAGACAAGCCACTCTTGCTGGGACCCAAGATGCTCACGGAGCCAGTCTGCCTCGGGTGTTACCGTCCCCTCAGCAACGGGGATCACCAGTGTCGGGGGTGTGGCTTCCCCATTTGTGGCTCCCAGTGTGAGGGCACCGACGACCACGAGGCAGAGTGTAAAGCTGTTAGGGACTCTGGCATCCCCGTCAAAGTATCAGTCTACGGCGACATCAACAGTATGTACGAGTGTATCACACCCGTCAGGATCTTGGCTCTCAGAGACACTGACCCGAGCGTGTGGAACAAGATGATGGCACTTGAGAGCAACAGTGAAATGCGCGTCGGCACTGAGGTGGCTGCCATCACCCAGCAGACGGTCGTAGACATCATACACGACAGATTGAAACTCGAAGAATACGACACAGAAACAATAGAGAAGGTACTGGGCGTCATTGATACTAACGCCTTTGAAATCCGTCTTCCAGATTCGAGTATCTTGGGAGTATACGAGAAGGCGTCCATGTTGGAACACGACTGCGTTACCAATACTCACCGCACGTTTGACGCTGATCTCAATCTCGTAGTTAGAGCCGCCATTCCCATCAAACGCGGGGACCACCTCACCTCCTGCTACACTGACCCCCTCACAACCACATCCACCAGACAGGAACATCTACGCTCCTCAAAATATTTCATTTGTAGTTGCAAGCGCTGTGTAGATCCCACGGAACTGAAGACCTACGTGTCCGCCCTGAAGTGTGCGGACTGTGTTAAGAAGAGAGCCGAGGAGGAGAGCCAGAAGAAGAGCTCGCCGCAGGGCAAGCAGCCAGCAGGGCGAGGAGCCGTCAGGGGAGGGAAGCGCGGGGGAGTCATGAGTCGTATCTCACAGTTCCAGAACGCTGGTGCAGACGGGCCGGCGTCCAGTAAGGAAGGCGGTGCAGAGGGCGATGACGAGCCGGGTCCCTGGATAGTCCCACAGGACCCCATCTCGCCATCTTCGACCTGGAAATGCTTATCCTGTGGGTTTCCTACCTCGGACGACTATCCGGATAGGATCACTGAAGTAGTGGCCGAAGAGGCAGAGGAATTGGAGGCGTCTTCGCCTACAGTGGCACAGTGTGAAGCATTCCTGGAGAAGTGGAACCACCTCTTCCACCCGGACCACGCCATCTTCATCAAC GTCAAATACGCGCTGCTGCACTTATATGGCTCTGAGGAAGGGTACGAACTGGACGACCTCACCCCCATACACCTAGCAAGGAAGGAGGAGCTGTGTCGCAATGTGCTCAAGGTCGCAGACATCCTCGTGCCAG GTATCTCCCGGCTACGAGGGTCGGTGCTCTACGAGCTCTACCAGTCACTGTTCTACAAGGCTCGCGCTCTCTTCCTGGTGGGGGCTGCCACCAGCGAGCAGTCTCGCAAGCTGGCCATG